The Helianthus annuus cultivar XRQ/B chromosome 16, HanXRQr2.0-SUNRISE, whole genome shotgun sequence genome includes a window with the following:
- the LOC110915775 gene encoding protein MULTIPOLAR SPINDLE 1 isoform X2, protein MASETTTTAASDEPLKLALAMALLRSKLVNKTSETSHPPSDTSSSEALKWKRKAKERKQEILRLKQDLVEVEDGMHHEVFPGSASCKCYFFDNLGKMSPNEISGEGFDERFKDVLRRRFLRQVRLKERRKRRNDGSTQRLFLSDNKAEETEQLRASADFLVELCDTVRPDDGDFANWSHQAVDFILDTINNTLSKGKNIESVDGIVGSLSLHIVRKMCTTLQGNAHHDARIHVQHLLRKLGSESCIGQRVILAVSQRICLLAENLLFLDPFESTFPEMHSNLYILIQLIEFLVSDYLISWSKTSGFATELFEEWVTSILHARKGLQLLESRCGLYILYMDRVTGLIAKLVGQAESLQRLNPNILQRLFC, encoded by the exons ATGGCGTCGgaaaccaccaccaccgccgcttCAGACGAACCGTTGAAGCTCGCTTTAGCAATGGCTCTTCTTCGTTCTAAGCTCGTAAACAAAACTTCTGAAACTTCTCATCCTCCATCTGATACCTCCAGTTCTGAAGCTCTCAAATGGAAACGCAAG GCAAAAGAGCGTAAACAAGAGATTCTCAGACTCAAACAAGATCTCGTAGAAGTGGAAG ATGGAATGCATCATGAAGTGTTCCCGGGGAGTGCATCCTGCAAATGCTATTTCTTCGACAATTTAGGGAAAATGAGCCCTAATGAGATATCAGGAGAAGGATTTGATGAGAGATTTAAGGATGTGTTACGTCGCAGATTTCTTAGACAAG TGAGACTGAAGGAacgaagaaaaagaagaaatgatggTTCCACACAAAGATTATTTTTGTCTG ATAATAAAGCTGAGGAGACTGAACAACTTAGGGCCTCGGCTGATTTTCTTGTGGAGCTATGTGACACTGTAAGG CCAGATGATGGTGACTTTGCAAACTGGTCACACCAAGCTGTAGACTTCATTTTGG ATACGATCAATAATACATTGTCCAAGGGAAAGAATATTGAATCTGTTGATGGGATCGTTGGCAGCTTGTCACTACACATAGTGCGGAAAATGTGCACTACACTACAAGGAAACG CCCATCATGATGCCCGGATCCATGTTCAACACTTGCTTCGTAAGCTTGGAAGCGAGTCATGTATTGGGCAACGAGTTATTCTTGCAGTTTCTCAAAGAATATGTTTACTAGCAGAAAATTTGCTGTTTCTTGATCCATTTGAATCAACTTTCCCCGAGATGCATAGCAATCTGTACATTTT GATCCAGCTTATTGAGTTTTTAGTATCGGACTACCTGATAAGTTGGTCAAAGACAAGTGGTTTTGCAACTG AGTTGTTTGAAGAGTGGGTGACTTCAATCCTCCATGCTAGAAAAGGACTTCAGCTTTTAGAAAGCAGATGTGGGCTTTACATTTTGTACATGGATCGCGTAACTGGGTTAATTGCCAAACTAGTGGGCCAGGCTGAATCCCTACAAAGGCTCAACCCGAATATTCTTCAAAGGTTATTTTGCTGA
- the LOC110915775 gene encoding protein MULTIPOLAR SPINDLE 1 isoform X1 — protein MASETTTTAASDEPLKLALAMALLRSKLVNKTSETSHPPSDTSSSEALKWKRKAKERKQEILRLKQDLVEVEDGMHHEVFPGSASCKCYFFDNLGKMSPNEISGEGFDERFKDVLRRRFLRQVRLKERRKRRNDGSTQRLFLSDNKAEETEQLRASADFLVELCDTVRPDDGDFANWSHQAVDFILDTINNTLSKGKNIESVDGIVGSLSLHIVRKMCTTLQGNEAHHDARIHVQHLLRKLGSESCIGQRVILAVSQRICLLAENLLFLDPFESTFPEMHSNLYILIQLIEFLVSDYLISWSKTSGFATELFEEWVTSILHARKGLQLLESRCGLYILYMDRVTGLIAKLVGQAESLQRLNPNILQRLFC, from the exons ATGGCGTCGgaaaccaccaccaccgccgcttCAGACGAACCGTTGAAGCTCGCTTTAGCAATGGCTCTTCTTCGTTCTAAGCTCGTAAACAAAACTTCTGAAACTTCTCATCCTCCATCTGATACCTCCAGTTCTGAAGCTCTCAAATGGAAACGCAAG GCAAAAGAGCGTAAACAAGAGATTCTCAGACTCAAACAAGATCTCGTAGAAGTGGAAG ATGGAATGCATCATGAAGTGTTCCCGGGGAGTGCATCCTGCAAATGCTATTTCTTCGACAATTTAGGGAAAATGAGCCCTAATGAGATATCAGGAGAAGGATTTGATGAGAGATTTAAGGATGTGTTACGTCGCAGATTTCTTAGACAAG TGAGACTGAAGGAacgaagaaaaagaagaaatgatggTTCCACACAAAGATTATTTTTGTCTG ATAATAAAGCTGAGGAGACTGAACAACTTAGGGCCTCGGCTGATTTTCTTGTGGAGCTATGTGACACTGTAAGG CCAGATGATGGTGACTTTGCAAACTGGTCACACCAAGCTGTAGACTTCATTTTGG ATACGATCAATAATACATTGTCCAAGGGAAAGAATATTGAATCTGTTGATGGGATCGTTGGCAGCTTGTCACTACACATAGTGCGGAAAATGTGCACTACACTACAAGGAAACG AAGCCCATCATGATGCCCGGATCCATGTTCAACACTTGCTTCGTAAGCTTGGAAGCGAGTCATGTATTGGGCAACGAGTTATTCTTGCAGTTTCTCAAAGAATATGTTTACTAGCAGAAAATTTGCTGTTTCTTGATCCATTTGAATCAACTTTCCCCGAGATGCATAGCAATCTGTACATTTT GATCCAGCTTATTGAGTTTTTAGTATCGGACTACCTGATAAGTTGGTCAAAGACAAGTGGTTTTGCAACTG AGTTGTTTGAAGAGTGGGTGACTTCAATCCTCCATGCTAGAAAAGGACTTCAGCTTTTAGAAAGCAGATGTGGGCTTTACATTTTGTACATGGATCGCGTAACTGGGTTAATTGCCAAACTAGTGGGCCAGGCTGAATCCCTACAAAGGCTCAACCCGAATATTCTTCAAAGGTTATTTTGCTGA
- the LOC110915775 gene encoding protein MULTIPOLAR SPINDLE 1 isoform X3: MASETTTTAASDEPLKLALAMALLRSKLVNKTSETSHPPSDTSSSEALKWKRKAKERKQEILRLKQDLVEVEDGMHHEVFPGSASCKCYFFDNLGKMSPNEISGEGFDERFKDVLRRRFLRQVRLKERRKRRNDGSTQRLFLSDNKAEETEQLRASADFLVELCDTPDDGDFANWSHQAVDFILDTINNTLSKGKNIESVDGIVGSLSLHIVRKMCTTLQGNEAHHDARIHVQHLLRKLGSESCIGQRVILAVSQRICLLAENLLFLDPFESTFPEMHSNLYILIQLIEFLVSDYLISWSKTSGFATELFEEWVTSILHARKGLQLLESRCGLYILYMDRVTGLIAKLVGQAESLQRLNPNILQRLFC; the protein is encoded by the exons ATGGCGTCGgaaaccaccaccaccgccgcttCAGACGAACCGTTGAAGCTCGCTTTAGCAATGGCTCTTCTTCGTTCTAAGCTCGTAAACAAAACTTCTGAAACTTCTCATCCTCCATCTGATACCTCCAGTTCTGAAGCTCTCAAATGGAAACGCAAG GCAAAAGAGCGTAAACAAGAGATTCTCAGACTCAAACAAGATCTCGTAGAAGTGGAAG ATGGAATGCATCATGAAGTGTTCCCGGGGAGTGCATCCTGCAAATGCTATTTCTTCGACAATTTAGGGAAAATGAGCCCTAATGAGATATCAGGAGAAGGATTTGATGAGAGATTTAAGGATGTGTTACGTCGCAGATTTCTTAGACAAG TGAGACTGAAGGAacgaagaaaaagaagaaatgatggTTCCACACAAAGATTATTTTTGTCTG ATAATAAAGCTGAGGAGACTGAACAACTTAGGGCCTCGGCTGATTTTCTTGTGGAGCTATGTGACACT CCAGATGATGGTGACTTTGCAAACTGGTCACACCAAGCTGTAGACTTCATTTTGG ATACGATCAATAATACATTGTCCAAGGGAAAGAATATTGAATCTGTTGATGGGATCGTTGGCAGCTTGTCACTACACATAGTGCGGAAAATGTGCACTACACTACAAGGAAACG AAGCCCATCATGATGCCCGGATCCATGTTCAACACTTGCTTCGTAAGCTTGGAAGCGAGTCATGTATTGGGCAACGAGTTATTCTTGCAGTTTCTCAAAGAATATGTTTACTAGCAGAAAATTTGCTGTTTCTTGATCCATTTGAATCAACTTTCCCCGAGATGCATAGCAATCTGTACATTTT GATCCAGCTTATTGAGTTTTTAGTATCGGACTACCTGATAAGTTGGTCAAAGACAAGTGGTTTTGCAACTG AGTTGTTTGAAGAGTGGGTGACTTCAATCCTCCATGCTAGAAAAGGACTTCAGCTTTTAGAAAGCAGATGTGGGCTTTACATTTTGTACATGGATCGCGTAACTGGGTTAATTGCCAAACTAGTGGGCCAGGCTGAATCCCTACAAAGGCTCAACCCGAATATTCTTCAAAGGTTATTTTGCTGA
- the LOC110919875 gene encoding putative F-box protein At3g10430, with the protein MSDNIPFELQVEIMKRLPVKPLIQFRSVSKSWKSMIDSSRFIADYSSHVQHLFVSYDNKVGPDVERKYVSILDNDSFPHHRVSPTLPPLVNNLKYPIIIGSSHGLLCLESIYHDGPFPGKEVAVIWNPSIRKAVAIVLSNLGVYLSATLLGFGVCGKTCDPKIVKIKHIGWRKDMESIPDSIPQVEVFTLSAGAWRTPYGNNLPRTSIRFRHSSVVIDGFLYWLVTERITVDGGLEDYNLIISFDITSEEFKEVNLPDSLAHLDHMKLSMSKLGESLVVIEGNAEAYSPVSVVWMMEDG; encoded by the coding sequence ATGTCAGACAACATACCGTTTGAACTCCAGGTGGAAATCATGAAAAGGCTTCCTGTGAAACCGCTGATTCAATTCCGATCCGTTTCCAAATCATGGAAGTCTATGATCGATAGTTCTCGTTTCATTGCTGATTATAGCAGCCACGTGCAACATCTATTTGTAAGCTACGACAATAAGGTTGGTCCTGATGTTGAGCGGAAATATGTTTCAATTCTTGATAATGATAGTTTCCCTCATCACAGAGTTTCCCCCACTCTCCCCCCACTGGTTAATAACCTTAAATATCCTATCATAATCGGCAGCTCTCATGGCTTGTTGTGTTTGGAGAGTATTTATCATGATGGTCCCTTCCCTGGAAAGGAAGTGGCTGTGATTTGGAACCCTTCAATTAGAAAAGCAGTTGCTATTGTTTTGTCTAATTTGGGAGTATATCTATCTGCAACCCTTTTAGGTTTCGGGGTTTGTGGTAAGACTTGTGATCCTAAGATTGTCAAGATTAAACATATTGGTTGGAGGAAGGATATGGAAAGTATACCTGATAGCATTCCACAAGTTGAGGTTTTCACGTTAAGCGCAGGGGCTTGGAGAACTCCATATGGTAACAATCTACCTCGCACATCAATTAGATTTCGTCATTCTAGTGTAGTTATAGATGGCTTTCTGTATTGGCTTGTTACGGAAAGAATTACCGTGGATGGTGGACTCGAGGATTATAACTTGATTATCTCATTTGATATCACAAGTGAAGAATTTAAAGAAGTAAATCTTCCAGATAGTTTAGCCCATCTGGATCATATGAAGTTGTCTATGTCTAAGCTAGGGGAGTCTCTTGTTGTGATTGAAGGCAATGCAGAGGCCTATAGTCCGGTTTCCGTTGTATGGATGATGGAGGATGGTTAG